The following coding sequences are from one Panicum hallii strain FIL2 chromosome 5, PHallii_v3.1, whole genome shotgun sequence window:
- the LOC112895494 gene encoding O-fucosyltransferase 3-like, whose amino-acid sequence MVAVGGGGRRRRAWRWAMRAAASAVLWTAVVQLASIAGLFRPRVLADCGGGGAAGGGGGGAAAGLAALAGEDSVPARLSPPALVPKRIYKSNGYLRVTCNGGLNQMRAGICDMVTIARHLNLTLVVPELDKKSFWADPSDFGEIFDVDHFINSLRDELMIVKELPLKLQLRTKKRLYSMPPVSWSNETYYLKRILPLARKHKVIHFDKSDSRLANNGLPIQLQMLRCRVNFEALRFTPQIEALGKKLVSILQRNGQFVVLHLRYEMDMLSFSGCTHGCSSKETEELTRMRYAYPWWKEKEIDSEAKRLQGLCPLTPEEITLVLKALGFTKDTLIYIASGEIYGGERRLAVLKAAYPKLVRKEKILSPDELRPFQNHSTQMAALDYMVSLASDIFIPSYDGNMARVVEGHRRYMGFRKTIVLDRKKLVELLDLFQGGALSWDEFSGAVKEAHKSRMGQPTERKIIPGQPKEEDYFYANPQECLGSNGGLRDVS is encoded by the exons ATGGTGGCCGTCGGCGgaggggggcggcggaggcgggcgtGGCGGTGGGCCATGCGGGCGGCGGCCAGCGCCGTGCTGTGGACCGCGGTCGTGCAGCTCGCATCCATCGCCGGGCTGTTCCGGCCGCGGGTCCTCGCggactgcggcggcggcggcgcggcgggaggcggagggggcggcgccgccgcggggctggccgcgctcgccggcgaggaCAGCGTCCCGGCGAggctctcgccgccggcgctcgTGCCCAAGA GAATTTATAAAAGCAATGGTTATCTACGAGTAACTTGCAATGGTGGCCTCAATCAAATGCGAGCCGGG ATATGTGATATGGTGACTATAGCACGCCATCTAAATCTAACGCTAGTGGTCCCTGAACTGGACAAAAAGTCCTTTTGGGCTGATCCAAG TGATTTTGGAGAGATTTTTGATGTGGATCACTTCATTAATTCGCTGAGAGATGAGCTGATGATTGTTAAAGAACTGCCTTTGAAACTCCAGTTAAGAACTAAAAAGAGACTATACTCGATGCCTCCTGTCAGCTGGTCGAATGAAACATACTACCTGAAGCGG ATATTACCTCTTGCAAGGAAGCACAAAGTGATCCATTTTGATAAATCAGATTCTCGCCTTGCAAACAATGGCCTTCCAATTCAGCTCCAGATGCTGCGTTGCCGTGTAAACTTTGAGGCTTTGAGATTCACTCCACAGATTGAGGCCCTTGGCAAAAAACTTGTCTCCATCCTGCAGAGAAATGGGCAATTTGTTGTGCTTCATTTGCGCTATGAAATGGACATGCTCTCCTTTTCAGGCTGCACACATGGCTGCTCTAGTAAAGAAACCGAGGAGCTCACTAGAATGAG ATACGCTTATCCATGGTGGAAAGAAAAGGAGATTGATTCTGAGGCGAAGAGGCTTCAGGGACTTTGCCCCCTCACACCAGAAGAAATTACCCTAGTTCTTAAAGCTCTAGGATTCACAAAAGATACACTGATATACATTGCTTCTGGTGAAATTTATGGTGGTGAAAGGCGCTTGGCTGTGCTCAAGGCTGCATACCCTAAACTA GTGAGGAAGGAGAAAATTTTATCTCCTGATGAATTGCGGCCATTCCAGAACCATTCAACCCAGATGGCAGCACTGGATTACATGGTTTCTTTAGCAAGTGATATTTTCATTCCCAGCTATGATGGAAATATGGCAAGGGTTGTTGAAGGTCACCGCAG GTATATGGGTTTTCGCAAGACCATTGTATTAGACAGAAAGAAGCTCGTTGAACTCTTGGACCTTTTCCAAGGAGGTGCACTATCTTGGGATGAATTCTCAGGTGCAGTGAAGGAGGCACACAAGAGCCGCATGGGCCAACCTACAGAAAGAAAGATCATCCCTGGGCAGCCCAAGGAAGAGGACTATTTCTATGCTAATCCTCAAGAATGCCTTGGCTCCAATGGGGGATTAAGAGATGTTTCCTGA